Proteins found in one Thalassomonas actiniarum genomic segment:
- a CDS encoding type IV pilus modification PilV family protein, with protein MKIPTSLLFKAKKSTAGFTLIEILVASVILFSSIAVVSVVYKGAYLASEKADSHMTIAGAVPIILGNIREKIRGQGNADDIQLHGNDVAWGVVYQWRADQLDFKPPPVSFDIDSGQMIESDNKYKLWQVEVTLTYSNASHTFEFNELSWNEK; from the coding sequence ATGAAAATACCTACAAGCCTTTTGTTTAAAGCAAAAAAATCAACTGCTGGCTTCACCTTGATTGAAATTTTAGTGGCAAGTGTTATTTTATTTTCTTCTATTGCCGTGGTTTCCGTTGTATACAAAGGGGCGTATTTGGCTTCTGAAAAGGCAGACAGTCATATGACTATCGCCGGTGCTGTCCCTATCATCTTGGGGAATATCCGGGAAAAGATAAGGGGGCAAGGCAATGCCGATGATATACAATTGCATGGCAATGACGTAGCCTGGGGAGTTGTTTATCAATGGCGTGCTGATCAGCTTGATTTTAAACCGCCTCCGGTTAGCTTTGATATTGACAGCGGACAAATGATCGAAAGTGATAATAAATACAAACTGTGGCAGGTTGAAGTGACCTTGACCTATTCAAATGCGAGTCACACATTTGAGTTTAATGAGTTAAGTTGGAATGAGAAATAG
- a CDS encoding PulJ/GspJ family protein: MRNRQSGFTLVELLIAVAILSALLFTGSFAYQMLANRWGKELGEFNTSVQSTKSLTLLDDLLRGVQPFIVIEKNPGFDKPAFFFIGHNNSLLSISRSGIFSSGYPEIFRLTVQVQDNGLHELIYQSVSSQGLLLLTAQQEIVFEHQITLLKDFDEITFSYSGWDGFMEYAERAKSLKPASWREKFSGIDNQLLPEKMRVYAKKGGKVADFNVGFDQRSLRYLTPYIDNY, from the coding sequence ATGAGAAATAGGCAGTCAGGTTTCACTTTGGTAGAACTGCTTATCGCGGTTGCCATTTTAAGTGCATTATTGTTTACCGGCAGTTTTGCCTATCAGATGTTGGCTAACCGTTGGGGCAAGGAACTTGGCGAGTTCAATACCTCAGTGCAGTCTACTAAAAGTTTGACTTTACTAGATGATTTACTCAGAGGAGTACAGCCGTTCATCGTCATTGAAAAAAATCCGGGCTTTGATAAACCCGCTTTTTTCTTTATCGGGCATAACAACAGCTTACTTTCTATTAGTCGCTCAGGTATATTTTCGTCCGGCTATCCGGAGATATTCCGCCTAACTGTGCAAGTTCAGGATAATGGGCTTCATGAGTTAATTTATCAATCGGTGAGTAGCCAGGGACTGTTATTATTAACTGCGCAGCAAGAAATAGTGTTTGAACATCAGATCACTTTATTAAAAGATTTTGATGAAATCACGTTTAGTTACTCTGGCTGGGATGGCTTTATGGAGTATGCTGAGCGGGCAAAGTCTCTGAAACCTGCCAGTTGGCGCGAGAAATTTTCGGGTATCGATAATCAATTGTTACCCGAAAAAATGCGGGTATATGCAAAAAAAGGTGGTAAAGTAGCGGACTTTAATGTGGGTTTTGACCAACGTTCTCTTCGTTATCTAACTCCCTATATAGATAATTACTAG